The nucleotide sequence TGCTCGTTGAATTTGAAGCCCCCGCTCGGGAAAAGCTCGAAAAGAGGCTCAACGCCGAGCGTATGCACGATAAGCCGATGCCGCGAGTCGAAGCCGTGTTCACCGGGCGATGATACCTTTCCAGATGATTGGGTGGAAGGAATGGCTTAAACCTGAAGCAGATACGGGTGGATTGAATATCTATTGCCGAATACCATATTCCGGAGTATAGTTTTATCGCGATTAGCTACTTATCTTTTGGGGAGGGACCAAAATGGGGGAATACGCACATCCGGAGGTTCTGATCAGCACACAATGGGTGTTCGACCACGCCAAGGATCCCAGGGTCAAACTCGTGGAAGTGGACGTGGACACCGCCGCGTACGACCAGGGCCATATTGAGGGGGCCATCGGCTGGAACTGGCAGAGCCAGCTCCAAGACGGCATCCGGCGCGACCTTATCGACAAGCGGGGCTTTGAGCAGTTGCTGAGCGAGTCCGGGATTTCGAACGACGACACGGTGATTGTCTATGGCGACAACAACAACTGGTTTGCGGCCTGGGCCTTCTGGCAGCTCAAACTTTACGGCCACCGCGACGCGCGCGTAATGGACGGCGGGCGCAAGAAATGGCTGGAGGAGAAGCGGCCGTTTACGACGGTTGCGCCCAAGGTGGCGCCGGCGCAGTATCGCGCCCAGGAGCCAGACGCGGCCATTCGCGCCACTCGCGAATTGATCTTCGCCGTGCTGGATCGCCGTCACACCGCTCATTTGGTGGATGTGCGCTCGCCGGATGAGTTCACCGGCAAGATCATCGCTCCGCCGGGGATGATGGAAACGGCCCAGCGCGGCGGCCACATTCCCGGAGCGAAGAATATTCCGTGGTCGCAGGCGGTGCGCGAGGACGGCACCTTCAAACCAGTCGAAGAATTGCGCGAACTCTATACCTCAAGAGGCATCCTGCCCGGGCAAGAAGCCATTGCCTATTGCCGCATTGGCGAACGCTCTTCGCACACCTGGTTCGTGCTGAAATACCTGCTCGGTTTTGAAAAGGTGCGGAACTATGACGGTTCGTGGACCGAGTGGGGCAACCTGGTAGGCGCGCCGATCGAGAAGGGTGTAGCCGCCGCAGCGACCTAGTGCTTTGTGGGACTGTTCCCCAAATCCGCCGGCGGGAGCAGCCGCCGGGCTCGGTGGCAAGCTGAAAACAATGCCGTCACCCGGTCCTCCGTCGCAGTCTCATGCGGTCCCGGAGGAGGAGTTCCTGTTTGATCTTGCCGCGGCCTACTTCCCTTTGGCCGGGGCTTGAGGAGTCGTTCCGTCCGGGGAAGGCGAGATGGCCCAGGGTAGCTTCCCCAGCCTCTGATTCCTTTCGAGATGTTCTTTGGCGCACCGCTGGCAATACCAGCGGCCTGTCTCTTCATCGCGCAGGCTATGAATCTCCTGGCAGCCGCAGACGCAAAGGCAGCGACCGTTCCCCATCGACGTGGTGATCGGAACCAGAGCCATTTGACCGCCGAGAATTCTTTCTCTGCCCGGCTACCTGCCCATCCGCTATTCTGAAGCGCAAGCAGAAAAACTATGGCGCCGCCAACACCCTATCCGATGCGCAGTGGGCGGGCTTCCGCTCCAGCAAGCTATCGCAACCACCCGTGAGGTATGTTTGCCCGGCGAGCCTCGTCCTCGAGGTCGGAAATCTTTCCGAGCAATTCGGCACGCCGCTGTTCCAGCAACTGAAGCTGGTTTTCCGGGCTGAGGCGGCTCGAGTGGTCGAGCAGATTGACGGCGTTGCTGATGCCTTCGGCTGTCACGCGTGCCCGCTGGATGCGGCTGATTTGGCCTTCCACCTGCGCTAACTCCGCTTGCAAGGGCACGATCTGTTTTTGCCAGTAGTCCGCCTGGGTGCGCCGGTCCGGTGGCTTGGGCGTGACCGTTGGCTGGATTTGGTTTTCTTCCTCGATTTTTCTTTCCGCTTCTGCCCTGGCAGGTGGTGCCTGAGGTGTTGCCGTGGCTTGTGGCCGGAAGGGGTCGCGCTTCACCGTCCCAGCCGGTTGCTCCTCTGGCTGGGCGGGTGCCGGTCGTTCCAGGCGCCAGCCCGGCCGCAGCCGCTCCAGG is from Candidatus Acidiferrales bacterium and encodes:
- a CDS encoding sulfurtransferase, which gives rise to MGEYAHPEVLISTQWVFDHAKDPRVKLVEVDVDTAAYDQGHIEGAIGWNWQSQLQDGIRRDLIDKRGFEQLLSESGISNDDTVIVYGDNNNWFAAWAFWQLKLYGHRDARVMDGGRKKWLEEKRPFTTVAPKVAPAQYRAQEPDAAIRATRELIFAVLDRRHTAHLVDVRSPDEFTGKIIAPPGMMETAQRGGHIPGAKNIPWSQAVREDGTFKPVEELRELYTSRGILPGQEAIAYCRIGERSSHTWFVLKYLLGFEKVRNYDGSWTEWGNLVGAPIEKGVAAAAT